A genomic window from Herbiconiux aconitum includes:
- a CDS encoding RDD family protein, whose protein sequence is MTQPFGVDSSSRTSAAVAAPSADELLTGEAVALDVRPASFLLRSASGAIDFLAYVIPLIAALYVYVTILSSDSGIDPALGQALSLTLVVTFLVVAPIVVEVASRGRSLGRLAIGARIVRDDGGAISLRHSVIRGLLGFVEIFMTLGILAFVVSMLNARSKRLGDLLAGTYSQHERVPRPIPFVVGVPPELAGWAQTADVAKLPDRLSRRIVQFLTQADRMTPQTRDRLAQELAREAAPYVSPLPNVHPHAFLLGVSAIRRDREYTALMLERERLSRVDPILQGLPNGFPDR, encoded by the coding sequence ATGACGCAGCCGTTCGGGGTGGATTCGAGCTCACGAACGAGCGCCGCCGTCGCCGCCCCGTCGGCCGACGAGCTGCTCACGGGCGAAGCCGTGGCGCTCGACGTTCGGCCGGCGAGCTTCCTGTTGCGGAGCGCGAGCGGGGCCATCGACTTCCTCGCCTACGTCATTCCGCTGATCGCAGCCCTCTACGTCTACGTGACGATCCTGTCCTCCGATTCGGGGATCGACCCCGCCCTCGGCCAGGCACTCTCCCTCACCCTCGTCGTCACCTTCCTGGTGGTGGCGCCGATCGTGGTCGAGGTGGCGTCACGCGGACGATCACTCGGCCGGCTCGCCATCGGCGCCCGGATCGTGCGCGACGACGGCGGTGCGATCTCGCTCCGGCACTCCGTCATCCGGGGCCTGCTGGGGTTCGTCGAGATCTTCATGACCCTCGGAATCCTGGCCTTCGTGGTCTCGATGCTGAACGCCCGCTCGAAGCGTCTCGGCGACCTGCTCGCGGGCACCTACAGTCAGCACGAGCGGGTGCCACGGCCGATCCCGTTCGTCGTCGGGGTGCCGCCCGAACTGGCGGGCTGGGCGCAGACGGCCGACGTCGCGAAGCTTCCCGACCGATTGTCGCGCCGGATCGTTCAGTTCCTCACCCAGGCCGACCGGATGACGCCGCAGACCCGTGACCGCCTGGCTCAGGAACTGGCGCGCGAAGCCGCGCCCTACGTCTCACCGTTGCCGAACGTGCACCCGCACGCCTTCCTGCTCGGCGTGTCGGCCATCCGTCGCGACCGCGAGTACACGGCGCTCATGCTGGAGCGCGAGCGCCTCTCCCGGGTCGACCCCATCCTCCAGGGCCTCCCGAACGGGTTCCCCGACCGGTAG
- a CDS encoding metallopeptidase family protein, translating to MARSRRTPRSATIRARTRNRHGRDLRSSVAGPHLPFLRSRIDLFDMTVASTAEYLRSVWPNELANVSFEVATMPFGAFGSPDHVDRWSVTKNRVIMFRLPIERMSRLHRDDEVHRRLAIESCVFRAVAELLGKDPWDLAPDRFRHL from the coding sequence ATGGCTCGTTCACGCAGGACTCCGCGTTCAGCGACGATCCGGGCCCGCACCCGCAACCGGCACGGTCGCGACCTGCGTTCCTCGGTGGCCGGGCCGCATCTCCCGTTCCTCCGCTCCCGCATCGACCTGTTCGACATGACGGTGGCCTCCACAGCCGAATACCTGCGGAGCGTGTGGCCGAATGAGCTGGCCAACGTGAGCTTCGAGGTGGCGACGATGCCCTTCGGCGCCTTCGGGTCACCGGATCACGTCGACCGCTGGTCGGTGACGAAGAACCGGGTGATCATGTTCCGTCTTCCGATCGAACGGATGTCGCGCCTGCACCGCGACGACGAGGTGCACCGTCGGCTCGCGATCGAGTCGTGCGTTTTTCGGGCGGTCGCCGAGTTGCTCGGCAAAGATCCCTGGGACTTGGCGCCCGACCGCTTCCGGCACCTCTAG
- the ahcY gene encoding adenosylhomocysteinase, whose product MSIASATAVSLPYRVANLGLAEAGRHQIRLAENEMPGLMALRSEFGESKPLAGARIMGSLHMTVQTAVLIETLVALGAQVRWVSCNIFSTQDEAAAAVVVGPLGTVEAPAGVPVFAWKGETLEEYWWCTERAFDWSTEAAASAGSFIGPNMILDDGGDATLLVHKGVEFEAAGRVPDTTADDSEEFAIVLGVLRDSLENDVSRWTRIAAEIKGVSEETTTGVHRLYELAAAGELLFPAINVNDSVTKSKFDNKYGIRHSLPDGLNRATDVLIGGKVALVVGYGDVGKGAAEALRGQGARVIVAEIDPICALQAAMDGFQVARIDSVVDEVDIFVTGTGNVNVIRVDDIVRMKHLAIVANVGHFDNEIDMAGLARVEGVVKVEIKPQVHEWRLPTGRSVLVLSEGRLMNLGNATGHPSFVMSNSFTNQVLAQIELYATPEKYPIGVYVLPKHLDEKVARLHLDALGVELTTLRPEQASYIGVPVDGPYKVDHYRY is encoded by the coding sequence ATGAGCATTGCTTCCGCTACCGCCGTCTCCCTGCCCTACCGAGTCGCGAACCTCGGTCTCGCCGAGGCCGGTCGGCACCAGATCCGCCTCGCCGAGAACGAGATGCCGGGCCTCATGGCCTTGCGCTCGGAGTTCGGCGAGTCCAAGCCGCTGGCCGGCGCCCGCATCATGGGTTCCTTGCACATGACGGTGCAAACCGCCGTGCTGATCGAGACCCTCGTGGCCCTCGGCGCGCAGGTGCGCTGGGTGAGCTGCAACATCTTCTCGACGCAAGACGAGGCGGCCGCCGCTGTGGTCGTCGGCCCGCTCGGCACCGTCGAGGCTCCGGCCGGAGTGCCGGTTTTCGCCTGGAAGGGCGAGACGCTCGAAGAATACTGGTGGTGCACCGAGCGTGCGTTCGACTGGTCGACGGAAGCAGCGGCATCCGCTGGGTCGTTCATCGGGCCGAACATGATCCTCGACGACGGCGGCGACGCAACTCTGCTGGTGCACAAGGGCGTCGAGTTCGAGGCGGCCGGGCGAGTTCCGGATACGACGGCCGACGACAGCGAGGAATTCGCCATCGTACTCGGTGTGCTGCGCGACTCGCTGGAGAATGACGTGAGCCGGTGGACGCGCATCGCCGCCGAGATCAAGGGTGTCTCCGAGGAGACCACGACCGGTGTGCACCGCCTCTACGAGCTGGCCGCGGCCGGCGAACTGCTCTTCCCGGCCATCAACGTCAACGACTCGGTCACGAAGTCGAAGTTCGACAACAAGTACGGCATCCGCCACTCGCTGCCCGACGGCCTGAACCGCGCGACCGATGTGCTCATCGGCGGCAAGGTGGCACTCGTGGTGGGTTACGGCGACGTCGGCAAGGGCGCAGCCGAGGCTCTTCGCGGTCAGGGCGCCCGAGTGATCGTGGCCGAGATCGACCCGATCTGCGCGCTGCAGGCGGCGATGGACGGCTTCCAGGTGGCGCGAATCGACTCCGTGGTCGACGAGGTCGACATCTTCGTGACCGGCACGGGCAACGTGAACGTGATCCGCGTCGATGACATCGTTCGCATGAAGCATCTTGCGATCGTGGCGAACGTCGGGCACTTCGACAACGAGATCGACATGGCCGGGCTGGCTCGCGTCGAAGGCGTGGTGAAGGTGGAGATCAAGCCGCAGGTGCACGAGTGGCGCCTGCCCACCGGCCGCAGTGTGCTCGTGCTCTCCGAGGGGCGGCTGATGAACCTCGGCAACGCCACGGGGCATCCCTCGTTCGTGATGAGCAACTCCTTCACCAACCAGGTGCTCGCACAGATCGAGCTCTACGCCACCCCGGAGAAGTACCCGATCGGCGTCTACGTGCTGCCGAAGCACCTCGACGAGAAGGTCGCACGTCTGCACCTCGACGCCCTCGGTGTCGAGCTCACGACGCTGCGCCCTGAGCAGGCGTCATACATCGGTGTTCCGGTCGACGGCCCCTATAAGGTCGACCACTACCGCTACTGA
- a CDS encoding stage II sporulation protein M yields the protein MDLDAYSAAHRDEWDRLDELGRRRHYTGREADELIERYQSGSTQLSAIKTVAGSTSQGDRLSVSLSRARLRFTGAGTNILRQLPVFFAIHLPAALYRIRWLTLAVAVATFVIAGLYALWITQNPAVLAALGSNEDLKKLVDEDFVDYYSENPAASFTGQVWTNNAWIAAQCIAFGILGVFVPAVIFQNAQNLGITGAVMFEYQRGDIFFLYILPHGLLELTAIFVAAAAGLRIFWAWVAPGPKTRGQSLAENGRSLFTVAIGLVFVLLVSGIIEGFVTPAPWPWFVKIGIGALALAAFLFYMLFVGGRAARAGHTGDLEEFEAGATQLVAG from the coding sequence ATGGATCTCGACGCCTACTCCGCCGCCCATCGTGACGAATGGGATCGTCTCGATGAACTCGGCCGACGGCGCCACTACACGGGCCGCGAAGCCGATGAACTGATCGAGCGGTACCAGTCCGGTTCGACGCAGCTCTCGGCCATCAAGACCGTCGCCGGCTCCACCTCTCAGGGCGACCGGCTCTCGGTCTCGTTGTCGCGGGCGCGGCTGCGGTTCACGGGTGCGGGCACGAACATCCTGCGCCAGCTTCCGGTCTTCTTCGCCATCCACCTTCCGGCGGCGCTCTACCGCATCCGCTGGCTGACGCTCGCGGTAGCGGTGGCGACGTTCGTCATCGCCGGTCTCTACGCCCTCTGGATCACGCAGAACCCCGCCGTACTCGCCGCCCTCGGCTCGAACGAGGATCTGAAGAAGCTGGTCGACGAGGATTTCGTCGACTACTACTCCGAGAACCCGGCCGCGTCGTTCACGGGCCAGGTCTGGACCAACAACGCCTGGATCGCGGCGCAGTGCATCGCTTTCGGTATCCTCGGCGTGTTCGTGCCGGCGGTGATCTTCCAGAACGCGCAGAACCTCGGCATCACCGGGGCGGTCATGTTCGAGTACCAGCGCGGCGACATCTTCTTCCTCTACATCCTCCCGCACGGCCTGCTCGAGCTCACGGCCATCTTCGTGGCGGCCGCGGCGGGTCTGCGCATCTTCTGGGCCTGGGTGGCGCCGGGGCCGAAGACCCGCGGTCAGTCGCTCGCCGAGAACGGCCGCTCCTTGTTCACGGTGGCGATCGGCCTGGTCTTCGTGCTGCTGGTCTCGGGGATCATCGAGGGCTTCGTGACCCCGGCCCCCTGGCCCTGGTTCGTGAAGATCGGCATCGGTGCGCTGGCCCTGGCGGCGTTCCTCTTCTACATGCTGTTCGTGGGCGGTCGCGCGGCGCGGGCAGGCCACACGGGCGACCTAGAGGAGTTCGAGGCCGGTGCCACCCAACTGGTGGCCGGTTAA
- a CDS encoding WhiB family transcriptional regulator: MAMSDYRSGVPDDWFVDPVNLGVPGVRQPEVEENPLAWQADSLCAQTDPEAFFPEKGGSTRDAKRICTTCEVKAQCLEYALANDERFGIWGGLSERERRKLRKKAV; the protein is encoded by the coding sequence ATGGCAATGTCAGACTATCGCTCGGGCGTTCCGGATGACTGGTTCGTCGACCCGGTCAATCTGGGCGTGCCGGGAGTACGGCAGCCCGAGGTCGAAGAGAATCCTCTCGCCTGGCAGGCGGATTCGCTCTGTGCGCAGACCGATCCCGAGGCGTTCTTCCCTGAGAAGGGCGGATCGACTCGCGATGCCAAGCGCATCTGCACCACGTGCGAGGTGAAGGCCCAGTGCCTCGAGTACGCACTGGCCAACGATGAGCGCTTCGGCATCTGGGGCGGGCTGAGCGAACGCGAGCGTCGCAAGCTCCGCAAGAAAGCCGTCTAG
- a CDS encoding MerR family transcriptional regulator, translated as MQITQLVEQSGTPAATIKFYVRAGLLPAGERVGGNRTDYGEEHVHRLRLIRAMLEVGKLSISSVAAVLDALDTPGLPLAETFEIAQNALSRDVVPDISEPSGESVARVDGVVERAGWRHCGDNVGRRIVAQAVDAFAKAGHPLPDDYLDAYAAAAQRVAEADLTAVGRIADPVDRTELMVIGTVLGDTLSLGLRRMAQAHITSERYLS; from the coding sequence ATGCAGATCACCCAGCTCGTCGAACAATCCGGCACCCCGGCCGCCACCATCAAGTTCTACGTGCGCGCCGGACTCCTGCCGGCCGGCGAGCGCGTCGGCGGCAACCGCACCGACTACGGCGAGGAGCACGTGCACCGCCTGCGACTCATCCGGGCCATGCTCGAGGTCGGCAAGCTCTCGATCAGCTCGGTCGCCGCCGTGCTCGACGCGCTCGACACTCCGGGTCTGCCCCTCGCCGAGACCTTCGAGATCGCGCAGAACGCGCTGTCCCGCGACGTGGTTCCGGATATCTCGGAGCCGTCGGGCGAGAGTGTCGCGCGGGTGGACGGGGTGGTCGAGCGCGCCGGCTGGAGACACTGCGGCGACAACGTCGGTCGCCGGATCGTCGCCCAGGCCGTCGACGCTTTCGCGAAAGCGGGGCATCCGCTCCCCGACGATTACCTCGACGCCTACGCGGCCGCCGCCCAGCGCGTGGCCGAAGCCGACCTCACCGCCGTCGGCCGGATCGCCGACCCCGTCGACCGCACCGAGCTCATGGTGATCGGCACCGTTCTCGGCGACACCTTGTCGCTCGGCCTCCGGCGGATGGCTCAGGCCCACATCACCTCGGAAAGGTATCTGTCATGA
- a CDS encoding GlxA family transcriptional regulator: protein MLKKVVLLAIPGVAPFEFGVVCEAFGIDRREHGGPVFDFSIVTAEPGAVRTSMGFDMVIPNGLEAAADADLICVPAHDIESEVHPAIAAVIQDAVARGAWILSVCSGAFTLAKSGVLSGRSATTHWMHAERLARDFPDIDVDADVLFVEDGRIITSAGTAAGIDACLHLIRSELGASAANVVARRMVVPPQRAGGQSQYIATPIPVSQSDSFAEVTQWMLENLDQELTIDELAHRALMSPRTFARRFKADLGATPGAWLNRQRLLRAQMLLEESGLSLDGVAAESGFGTAAVMRHHFAKTLNTTPAAYRRAFSVRALA from the coding sequence ATGCTGAAAAAGGTCGTGCTGCTCGCCATCCCCGGGGTCGCCCCCTTCGAATTCGGAGTGGTGTGCGAAGCCTTCGGCATCGATCGCCGCGAACACGGCGGGCCGGTGTTCGACTTCAGCATCGTGACGGCCGAGCCCGGCGCGGTGCGCACCAGCATGGGCTTCGACATGGTCATCCCGAACGGACTGGAGGCCGCGGCTGACGCCGATCTCATCTGCGTTCCTGCTCACGACATCGAGAGCGAGGTGCACCCGGCGATCGCCGCGGTCATCCAGGATGCCGTGGCCCGGGGAGCCTGGATTCTCAGCGTCTGCAGCGGCGCCTTCACGCTGGCGAAGTCCGGGGTGCTCTCCGGCCGGTCGGCGACGACGCACTGGATGCACGCCGAACGGCTCGCCCGCGACTTCCCCGACATCGACGTCGACGCCGACGTGTTGTTCGTGGAAGACGGGCGCATCATCACGAGCGCCGGAACCGCCGCGGGCATCGACGCCTGCCTCCATCTCATCCGCTCGGAGCTCGGCGCATCCGCTGCCAACGTGGTGGCGCGCCGGATGGTGGTGCCGCCGCAGCGGGCCGGGGGGCAGTCGCAATACATCGCCACACCCATCCCGGTCAGCCAGAGCGACTCCTTCGCCGAGGTCACGCAGTGGATGCTCGAGAACCTCGACCAGGAGCTCACCATCGACGAGCTGGCCCACCGCGCGCTGATGTCGCCGCGCACCTTCGCGCGGCGCTTCAAGGCCGATCTCGGGGCGACGCCGGGCGCCTGGCTCAACCGTCAGCGGCTGCTCCGCGCGCAGATGCTGCTCGAGGAGAGCGGCCTCAGCCTGGACGGCGTGGCCGCCGAGAGCGGATTCGGCACCGCCGCGGTGATGCGCCACCACTTCGCGAAGACGCTCAACACCACTCCCGCGGCCTACCGCCGAGCCTTCTCCGTGCGCGCCCTGGCCTGA
- a CDS encoding glycosyltransferase, with product MHARVTAVLVASNGADHLPRTLEAIAAQTRAPDALVVVDCASTDNTAALLAAALPTRFISASTRLSFGTAVAHALGVAPPPSSENEWLWLLAHDSAPDPEALAALLAAVEVNPSVAAAGPKQTEWDDTDYIAEFGETVTQFGASVPLVETELDQAQHDRMSDVLAMGAAGLLVRHVVWNEVGGFDPALPTADNALDFSIRVRLAGHRVLAVPAARLATDGDGFSGPGRSIRGGARRKRQTARRAAQLHRRLVYAPPFAVVFHWLSLVPLAIVRSIFQLIRKQPGAIGGEFAAAFKTAFGSKIGESRSRLKASKKVGWKAIAPLRMPGDEIRRRRSLQREIALTYLRGSRDRIQFISSGGVATVVVVALIGFVLFLPVFGAAAMTGGGALPLETTVGGLWAQIGTGFRDIGLGFVGAADPFAAVLAVLGSITFWSPSFAIVCLYLFALPLAALAAWFCAAHLTERPLLRTIAAVLWVLAPPFLGALDSGMIGPVLAHLLLPWLVLAGLAAPKSWSASAMASILFAAVLAVAPSLWPALLLIWLVGTIASRRNVARLIGIPIPALVLFGPLLWNQFQRGTPLAVLADPGLPNWRAPVPVLDLLLGLPQTGLGGWQSVAGSVGIDSGVVLLVVGLLVVPLGLLALASLFLPGSYRAVFAVATGILGFITAVAASQLALATSGSQAITIWPGSGLSLYWMGLVGAALMGLAALPRFAGLPAVVASAAIGVIALPMALGVLLGTAQVAPGNGRSLPAYVTAEASSTPRVGTLLLQPQADGGLGAGVVHGAGATLDQQSTLASTSAFAGVTDADRTGLATLSGNAASVGAADIAGTLTDLGVAFVLLEPAPAAQAGAEADAISARTSTSLNSNPQLTFIGKTSVGELWQVAGQEAPASLPAPNPTNTGTPLRVLVLVIQGFVFAVALLLALPAGRLQVQGNRAVSTTAHVAAADSVEEELAEEKDDEFDDDVAVGEEPEVLEVVEERDLPAEEVVAVAAVDAEGTVEPVESDSGDVVVADVANEAAVEDVSGEVVVADVSDDMVIADVSDDVVVADVANEDVVVERVVVEDVVVEGVGGQSSSGDEDVAPMVETEAVAEDVPPAETMAETEAETVAVTETGTTSDGLEPPGVDPLIETAVPGDPVAPVGITPEVDDYDPNDETVISVRDAIDRDQKDRIDGR from the coding sequence ATGCACGCCCGAGTCACTGCCGTCCTCGTCGCCTCGAACGGAGCCGACCATCTTCCGCGAACCCTCGAAGCAATCGCGGCACAGACGAGAGCCCCGGATGCGCTGGTCGTCGTCGACTGCGCCTCGACCGACAACACGGCGGCTCTGCTGGCCGCGGCGCTGCCCACCCGCTTCATCTCGGCATCCACTCGGCTGAGCTTCGGCACCGCCGTCGCGCACGCCCTCGGCGTGGCGCCGCCACCGAGTTCTGAGAACGAATGGCTGTGGCTGCTCGCGCACGACTCGGCCCCCGACCCCGAAGCGCTGGCCGCTCTGCTCGCCGCCGTCGAGGTGAACCCCTCGGTCGCCGCCGCCGGCCCCAAGCAGACCGAGTGGGACGACACCGACTACATCGCCGAGTTCGGCGAGACCGTCACCCAGTTCGGCGCCAGCGTGCCGCTGGTCGAGACCGAACTCGACCAGGCCCAGCACGACCGGATGAGCGACGTGCTGGCCATGGGCGCCGCCGGCCTCCTGGTGCGCCACGTCGTCTGGAACGAGGTGGGCGGCTTCGACCCGGCCCTGCCGACCGCCGACAACGCGCTCGACTTCTCGATCCGCGTGCGTCTTGCCGGTCACCGGGTGCTCGCCGTTCCCGCCGCGCGACTCGCGACCGACGGCGACGGATTCTCCGGGCCCGGTCGCTCCATCCGGGGTGGCGCCCGCCGCAAGCGGCAGACCGCTCGTCGCGCGGCCCAGCTGCACCGGCGCCTGGTCTACGCGCCGCCTTTCGCCGTGGTCTTCCACTGGCTCTCGCTCGTGCCGCTCGCCATCGTGCGGTCGATCTTCCAACTCATCCGCAAGCAGCCCGGCGCCATCGGCGGAGAATTCGCGGCCGCGTTCAAGACGGCGTTCGGCTCGAAGATCGGCGAATCCCGGAGCAGGCTGAAGGCGTCGAAGAAGGTCGGCTGGAAGGCGATCGCGCCGTTGCGGATGCCGGGAGACGAGATCCGGCGGCGTCGGTCGCTGCAGCGCGAGATCGCCCTGACCTACCTGCGCGGCTCTCGTGACCGCATCCAGTTCATCTCCAGCGGCGGTGTGGCGACGGTGGTCGTCGTCGCGCTGATCGGCTTCGTGCTGTTCCTGCCGGTGTTCGGCGCAGCGGCGATGACCGGCGGCGGTGCGCTGCCGCTCGAGACCACCGTCGGCGGCCTCTGGGCGCAGATCGGCACCGGATTCCGCGACATCGGCCTCGGCTTCGTGGGCGCGGCCGATCCATTCGCCGCCGTGCTCGCCGTGCTCGGCTCGATCACGTTCTGGTCGCCGAGCTTCGCCATCGTCTGCCTCTACCTCTTCGCTCTGCCATTGGCAGCTCTCGCGGCCTGGTTCTGCGCGGCACACCTCACCGAGCGGCCGCTCCTGCGCACCATCGCCGCCGTGCTCTGGGTGCTCGCCCCGCCGTTCCTCGGTGCGCTCGACTCCGGCATGATCGGGCCGGTGCTCGCCCACCTCCTGCTGCCGTGGCTCGTGCTCGCGGGACTCGCGGCGCCGAAGTCGTGGTCGGCGTCAGCCATGGCGTCGATCCTGTTCGCCGCCGTGCTGGCCGTGGCGCCGTCGCTCTGGCCAGCCCTCCTCCTCATCTGGCTGGTGGGCACCATCGCAAGCCGTCGCAATGTGGCGCGGCTGATCGGCATCCCGATTCCCGCCCTGGTGCTGTTCGGGCCGCTGCTGTGGAACCAGTTCCAGCGCGGCACCCCCCTTGCTGTGCTCGCCGACCCCGGGCTGCCGAACTGGCGTGCCCCGGTTCCGGTGCTCGATCTGCTCCTCGGCCTCCCGCAGACCGGACTCGGCGGCTGGCAGTCGGTGGCCGGCTCCGTCGGCATCGACTCGGGCGTGGTGCTGCTCGTCGTCGGTCTGCTCGTCGTGCCGCTCGGGCTGCTCGCCCTGGCGTCGCTCTTTCTTCCGGGCTCGTACCGCGCCGTGTTCGCCGTGGCGACGGGCATCCTGGGCTTCATCACGGCCGTGGCCGCCAGCCAGCTCGCCCTGGCCACGAGCGGATCGCAAGCGATCACGATCTGGCCCGGCTCCGGCCTCAGCCTCTACTGGATGGGCCTGGTCGGCGCCGCACTGATGGGTCTCGCAGCGCTCCCACGCTTCGCCGGGCTGCCGGCGGTCGTCGCCTCGGCGGCCATCGGTGTCATCGCGCTGCCCATGGCGCTCGGCGTGCTGCTCGGCACCGCCCAGGTCGCGCCGGGCAACGGCCGGTCACTGCCGGCGTATGTGACGGCCGAGGCATCGAGCACGCCGCGCGTCGGCACTCTTCTCCTGCAGCCTCAGGCCGACGGCGGGCTCGGTGCCGGAGTCGTGCACGGCGCCGGAGCCACCCTCGACCAGCAGTCGACCCTGGCGTCGACCTCCGCCTTCGCAGGCGTGACGGATGCCGACCGCACCGGGCTCGCCACGCTCAGCGGTAACGCGGCATCCGTGGGGGCCGCCGACATCGCCGGAACACTGACGGATCTCGGCGTCGCCTTCGTGCTGCTCGAGCCCGCTCCAGCCGCCCAGGCCGGCGCGGAGGCGGATGCCATCTCGGCTCGCACCTCCACGTCACTGAACAGCAACCCGCAGCTGACCTTCATCGGCAAGACCTCGGTCGGCGAGCTGTGGCAGGTGGCCGGTCAGGAGGCGCCGGCGAGCCTGCCCGCACCGAATCCGACCAACACCGGCACGCCGCTCCGGGTGCTGGTGCTCGTGATCCAAGGCTTCGTGTTCGCGGTGGCGCTACTGCTCGCTCTGCCCGCCGGTCGACTCCAGGTGCAGGGCAACCGCGCCGTGAGCACGACGGCGCACGTCGCTGCCGCCGACTCGGTGGAGGAAGAACTGGCCGAGGAGAAAGACGACGAGTTCGACGACGACGTCGCGGTGGGCGAGGAGCCCGAGGTGCTCGAAGTCGTCGAAGAGCGCGACCTGCCCGCCGAGGAGGTCGTCGCCGTGGCGGCGGTGGACGCGGAAGGCACGGTCGAGCCGGTCGAGTCCGACTCGGGCGACGTGGTCGTCGCGGATGTCGCGAACGAAGCGGCTGTCGAGGACGTGTCGGGCGAGGTGGTGGTCGCGGATGTCTCCGACGACATGGTCATCGCGGATGTCTCGGACGACGTGGTCGTCGCGGATGTCGCGAACGAAGACGTCGTGGTCGAGCGCGTGGTCGTGGAGGACGTCGTCGTCGAGGGCGTCGGTGGCCAGTCGTCGTCGGGCGACGAGGATGTCGCGCCGATGGTCGAGACCGAGGCGGTCGCCGAGGACGTGCCCCCCGCCGAGACCATGGCCGAGACGGAGGCCGAGACCGTGGCCGTGACCGAGACCGGGACGACGTCTGACGGGCTCGAACCCCCCGGCGTCGATCCGCTGATCGAGACTGCCGTTCCCGGCGACCCGGTCGCTCCCGTCGGCATCACGCCCGAGGTCGACGACTACGACCCCAACGACGAGACTGTGATCAGCGTCCGCGACGCGATCGACCGTGACCAGAAGGACCGCATCGATGGCCGCTAA
- a CDS encoding DUF5719 family protein gives MAAKRRILATGARVVTGVVVAAVAVVVAGTALAVPLPSVTATPASFTVDPAPAESVRACTGPLVRLSDDTGQDATAISGVGSATVIASSTQGAEALDRSALASPDDIVSGDGTAPARIALPATAASGSLFAAVQSQTVASGDLVGFASTACGEANADSWLVAGATTVGRTSFVLLSNPGDVAAVVDLTIYGDAGVVESPGAKNLDVPARSTRILSLAGLAPDLSAPVVHVQSSVGAVYAAVQQSVVRGLEPGGVEMAGPTAPPANTQTVTGVQVAGTSTIAERLGDPDATDLQSVLRMFVPGADPASVTVRISEEKTGGAQTEYQVGLTPQVVTEFPLQDIPDGIYTIEVESDQPLVVGARTATIAKGAIDFAWYQAVQQLGPSFFVATAEGPNPRLHVVNTTDADVALTLTTTAGVVDDVAIVPGARYIPLVSGESYTITSSAPVSAAVTYFGPGFSSSFSIVPPSPAAGPVVVYP, from the coding sequence ATGGCCGCTAAGCGCAGAATCCTCGCGACCGGTGCCCGGGTCGTCACGGGCGTGGTGGTCGCCGCAGTCGCGGTCGTCGTGGCAGGAACCGCCCTGGCGGTGCCGCTGCCGTCGGTCACGGCGACGCCCGCATCCTTCACCGTCGATCCGGCGCCTGCCGAGTCGGTGCGCGCCTGTACCGGTCCTCTGGTGCGGCTCTCCGACGACACCGGTCAGGATGCGACCGCCATCTCCGGCGTCGGCTCCGCGACCGTCATCGCCTCCTCGACCCAAGGCGCCGAGGCGCTCGACCGCAGCGCACTCGCCTCGCCCGACGACATCGTCTCGGGTGATGGCACCGCGCCCGCGCGCATCGCGCTGCCGGCCACCGCCGCGAGCGGTTCGCTGTTCGCGGCCGTGCAGTCGCAGACCGTCGCGAGTGGAGATCTGGTCGGCTTCGCCTCGACCGCGTGCGGTGAGGCCAACGCCGACAGCTGGCTCGTCGCCGGTGCGACCACGGTGGGTCGCACGAGCTTCGTCCTCCTGTCGAACCCGGGTGACGTCGCCGCGGTCGTCGACCTCACGATCTACGGCGACGCCGGCGTCGTCGAATCGCCCGGGGCGAAGAACCTCGACGTGCCGGCCCGTTCGACGCGCATCCTCTCGCTGGCCGGCCTCGCACCGGATCTCTCCGCCCCCGTCGTCCACGTGCAGTCGAGTGTCGGCGCGGTCTACGCGGCCGTGCAGCAGAGCGTCGTGCGCGGCCTCGAGCCCGGCGGTGTCGAGATGGCCGGGCCCACCGCCCCTCCGGCGAACACGCAGACCGTCACCGGTGTGCAGGTCGCAGGCACATCGACGATCGCCGAGCGACTCGGCGACCCCGACGCCACCGACCTGCAGAGCGTGCTGCGGATGTTCGTGCCGGGCGCCGACCCCGCTTCGGTCACGGTTCGCATCTCCGAAGAGAAGACCGGCGGCGCCCAGACCGAATACCAGGTGGGGCTCACTCCGCAGGTGGTGACCGAGTTTCCGCTCCAGGACATCCCCGACGGCATCTACACGATCGAGGTCGAGAGCGACCAGCCCCTCGTGGTCGGCGCCCGCACGGCCACGATCGCGAAAGGCGCCATCGACTTCGCCTGGTATCAGGCCGTGCAGCAGCTCGGCCCCTCCTTCTTCGTGGCGACCGCCGAAGGCCCGAACCCGCGCCTGCACGTCGTGAACACCACCGACGCCGACGTGGCGCTCACGCTCACCACGACCGCGGGAGTCGTGGACGACGTCGCGATCGTCCCCGGCGCGCGTTACATTCCCCTTGTTTCGGGGGAGTCGTACACGATCACCAGTTCGGCGCCCGTCTCGGCGGCGGTCACCTACTTCGGGCCCGGGTTCTCGTCGTCGTTCTCGATCGTGCCGCCGAGTCCGGCGGCCGGTCCGGTCGTCGTCTACCCCTGA